The following proteins are encoded in a genomic region of Populus trichocarpa isolate Nisqually-1 chromosome 13, P.trichocarpa_v4.1, whole genome shotgun sequence:
- the LOC7494414 gene encoding uncharacterized protein LOC7494414 isoform X3, whose amino-acid sequence MEHISHTHVEVNGLKLHVAEIGTGPKVVLFLHGFPQIWYTWRYQMIAVAKAGYRAIAYDFRGYGLSELPAEPEKGGFIDLVEDTISLLDTLGISKAFLIGTDLGSIPAYMVAVLYPERVSGVVSLGIPFMLPGPSCVRTDLMSEGFYCNRWKEPGRAEADFGRFDIKTVVRNIYVLFSGKEPPTAKENQEIMDLVDPSTPLPPWFSEEDLAVYASLYEKSGFRYPLQVPYRTIGIDCCGITNPKVLAPTLLIMGEKDYVLGFPGMVEYIKSDLLKHIVPDLDSVFLEEGNHFVHEKLPEQVNEIMINFLNKHRK is encoded by the exons GTCCTAAGGTTGTGTTGTTCCTGCATGGATTCCCACAAATATGGTACACATGGAGGTATCAAATGATTGCTGTTGCGAAAGCTGGATATAGAGCAATAGCCTATGATTTTAGGGGCTATGGGCTCTCAGAGCTTCCAGCTGAACCTGAGAAAGGGGGCTTCATTGACCTTGTTGAGGATACGATTTCCCTTCTTGACACTCTTGGCATCAGTAAG GCTTTTCTCATAGGGACGGACTTGGGATCAATTCCAGCATACATGGTAGCTGTTCTCTACCCGGAAAGGGTTTCCGGTGTGGTATCTCTAGGTATTCCTTTCATGCTACCAGGTCCCAGTTGTGTCCGAACTGATCTGATGTCTGAAGGTTTCTACTGCAATAGATGGAAG GAGCCAGGCAGAGCTGAAGCAGATTTCGGGCGCTTCGATATTAAGACAGTGGTAAGAAACATTTACGTTCTTTTCTCTGGAAAGGAACCACCAACAGCTAAAGAGAACCAAGAGATCATGGACTTGGTTGACCCATCAACTCCTCTACCACCATGGTTCTCTGAAGAAGATCTTGCAGTTTATGCATCCTTGTACGAGAAGTCTGGATTTCGGTATCCATTGCAGGTTCCATATAG GACTATAGGCATAGATTGCTGTGGAATAACTAATCCAAAAGTTTTGGCACCAACATTGCTGATTATGGGTGAGAAGGACTATGTGCTTGGTTTCCCGGGTATGGTAGAATACATAAAGAGTGACCTTCTGAAGCATATAGTTCCAGATTTGGACAGTGTCTTTCTGGAAGAAGGGaaccattttgttcatgagaaACTTCCAGAGCAGGTGAATGAGATAATGATCAACTTCCTCAACAAACATAGAAAGTGA
- the LOC7494414 gene encoding uncharacterized protein LOC7494414 isoform X2, which translates to MEHISHTHVEVNGLKLHVAEIGTGPKVVLFLHGFPQIWYTWRYQMIAVAKAGYRAIAYDFRGYGLSELPAEPEKGGFIDLVEDTISLLDTLGISKAFLIGTDLGSIPAYMVAVLYPERVSGVVSLGIPFMLPGPSCVRTDLMSEGFYCNRWKEPGRAEADFGRFDIKTVVRNIYVLFSGKEPPTAKENQEIMDLVDPSTPLPPWFSEEDLAVYASLYEKSGFRYPLQVPYRTIGIDCCGITNPKVLAPTLLIMGEKDYVLGFPGMVEYIKSDLLKHIVPDLDSVFLEEGNHFVHEKLPEQVNEIMINFLNKHRK; encoded by the exons ATGGAACATATCAGCCACACACATGTGGAAGTGAATGGGCTAAAACTACATGTGGCAGAGATTGGCACTG GTCCTAAGGTTGTGTTGTTCCTGCATGGATTCCCACAAATATGGTACACATGGAGGTATCAAATGATTGCTGTTGCGAAAGCTGGATATAGAGCAATAGCCTATGATTTTAGGGGCTATGGGCTCTCAGAGCTTCCAGCTGAACCTGAGAAAGGGGGCTTCATTGACCTTGTTGAGGATACGATTTCCCTTCTTGACACTCTTGGCATCAGTAAG GCTTTTCTCATAGGGACGGACTTGGGATCAATTCCAGCATACATGGTAGCTGTTCTCTACCCGGAAAGGGTTTCCGGTGTGGTATCTCTAGGTATTCCTTTCATGCTACCAGGTCCCAGTTGTGTCCGAACTGATCTGATGTCTGAAGGTTTCTACTGCAATAGATGGAAG GAGCCAGGCAGAGCTGAAGCAGATTTCGGGCGCTTCGATATTAAGACAGTGGTAAGAAACATTTACGTTCTTTTCTCTGGAAAGGAACCACCAACAGCTAAAGAGAACCAAGAGATCATGGACTTGGTTGACCCATCAACTCCTCTACCACCATGGTTCTCTGAAGAAGATCTTGCAGTTTATGCATCCTTGTACGAGAAGTCTGGATTTCGGTATCCATTGCAGGTTCCATATAG GACTATAGGCATAGATTGCTGTGGAATAACTAATCCAAAAGTTTTGGCACCAACATTGCTGATTATGGGTGAGAAGGACTATGTGCTTGGTTTCCCGGGTATGGTAGAATACATAAAGAGTGACCTTCTGAAGCATATAGTTCCAGATTTGGACAGTGTCTTTCTGGAAGAAGGGaaccattttgttcatgagaaACTTCCAGAGCAGGTGAATGAGATAATGATCAACTTCCTCAACAAACATAGAAAGTGA